tttcagccttttggtagataactccctaataccgatggaattaggtagttatctactaagcggctgaaaGAGAAatcccgaagtgccaaagtcccgaaactcAGAAATGACGAAGTTCCTAAATTCCTAAatttcaaagtgccgaagttccgaagtgccgaaattccgaagtgcagaagtgccgaagttccgaattgccaaagtcccgaattacgGAAAGCGGAACCGAACTGAaacttttccccatgcacatccctaccgaattttggaagtgccgaaccgaaccaaatttttggcTCATGTACATCCCTAATAAGGATAGACAGAGGGGCAAGGTGTGAGAGAAGCAACAGGAGATAAAAATCAGCACTGAAGCAACATTCAAAATAGATTGTAGCAAAACAATATGATTTTTGGAGAGACCAATTAGGACAGATTTACAGTAATCAATACAAGAAATATCAAGGACGTGAACAAGTTTTTTAGTAAGACCTTGCGTAAGGAAGGGGCGAATGAGGGCAATGTTTTTTACGTGGAACTGGCAGAATTTAGCAAAAGACTAGGTGGATATTAAGTGTAAAGGTGaatccagaaaaaaagataacaccaagacaccAAGCTTGCAAGGATGGCCTGATACACTTACCATCAACTAGGAGAGGGAAATGGGAGGACTAGTATAATGAGGAGGAAagataagaagctcagttttagagagactgaGTTTTAGAAAGTATGAGGATATCCAAACAAGGATGGAAGAGAGTCAACTGATAATGCATTCTAGGACAGTAGGggatacaggtggtagtgaaatacAAAGGAATGAAAAAGTTTGCCAAGACATGcagattaaaaagaaaacaaaaagggaCTAAAAACAGAGTCTAGGATAACAAAAGAGGGGAAATGCACttagacaggacgaggggaagaGGTATCATtaaaaaaggagacactgaatgaacatTAGGTTGGTCAGTATGTTTAAGGATAACAGAGACGATGCATCAGTTGAAAGGTTAGTTGGGGGTTGACCACATCAGGACGAAGTAGGGAGTTGAGAGTATCAAAGAGATGCTTGGGATTGAGGGAATATAACAAATTAACTATTTACTATTGCTGATATCTAACTATGCTTCCTTTTTACACACCCCGATACACAGTGATAACTGTATCACTGTGTCATTAGCTGGTTACATTATAAGTACTGTTAAATGTCATttatagagttgagcggacacctggatgttcgggtcctgCGGGTTCGGtctaactttgaaaaaaaaagtccgggtttgggatcgaacttgaccctgaatttgaccccgaacccaaaccccattgaagtcaatagggacccgaacttttgggcacaaaaatgcatctaaaaaagtcctggaaagggctagagggctgcaaaaggaagtaaaatgagggtaagagtaggacaagtgccctgcgaacaaatgtggatagggaaatcacttaaaatagcatacaaattaaaaatacagctgagccataaaatagcactagatggaatctttgattttagctttggaagaacataaatcaaaatctaaaacaTGGTTATAGGAGGATCACCAGAAAtgtccatttgagagagggttggagtgcagggtattctttcattgttcaaactgagctcaactcctgatgcatggagaaaaggccttcacaagcctgtgctattgtgtacatagtttatactaagtgacccataggtttaGGAGGTGGTGACCTTAGAGGAGGCAGccaattgttttttatatattttttatttttattggggtagcccccaaaatattggtacatataaaaaaagaaaattgcggcctgcggtgcatttcttgcagtcctgatgaatggagaaaaggccttcacaagcctctgctattgtgtacatagtttgtcttaagtgacccataggttgaggaggtggtgaccgtggcggtgtaggtggaagcagcggtggaggaggaggaggtagccaacattgttttttatatatatatatatatatatattttaattggggtagctaTATATACTTTTCTTCTGTTCCCTGGACACACACTTTCATATCAGCCACAGCCAAAAAACAACAGAGTGAAAAATTATtaacaaaggcttgcactcacggtcttttgtaaaagttttttctttctttattccataaattcgttaaaaaaatcgacgtttcagccatcgtccgtggctttcatcaggatcagttaaACAAAAAAGTGTTTGAAAGCCATggacgatggctgaaacgtcgatttttttaacGAATTTATggaatacagaaagaaaaaacttttacaacagaccgtgagtgcaagcctttgttaataatctctctctctctctctctctctctctctctctctctctctctcgctctctctctctctctctctatatatatatatatattttttttttttaattggggtagcccccaaaatattggaacatataaaaaaagaaacatttgcagcctgcggtgcatttcctgcagtcctgatgcatggagaaatgctcaacaagcctctgctattgtgtacatagtttatactaagtgacccataggttgaggaggagtTGACCGTGGTGGTGTacgtggaagcagcggtggaggaggaggaggtagccaacattgttttttatatatatatatatatattttaattggggtagcctccaaaatattgggacatataaagaAAGAAAACTCTGTTCCACAGAGCGACTGACCcctgcgtgctgcagctgaaactccactatcgcctgctgctgctcgcacagtctcatgaggcggtgagcgggaaggccgaagttacgctgcagcacagacggcccgcactttctgcagcagctctgatatacctgggtagtttttcaggaatttttgcACCACCAAGGGATGTGCggcaaaccggctaggcccaaagctgctacgagatttcgcccattatcgcacaccaccaggccgagcttgaggctcagtggcaacaaccactcatcggtctgttattccatgcccgtccacagctcctgtgcagtgtgggttttttcccccaaacatatgagtttgaaAACAGTCTGCTGTTGTTTcgccctggctgtgctgaagttggtggtgaaggtgttacgctgaccggatgaggaggtggtagaggaggaggaggaagaagccgagtaggaggaggaggcaacaggaggcaaagctgtgtacccaaataaagattgtcaaacatTGTATCATGGAACTGTGTCCcatccggttactggggaaatgggtctgacctattctaatcaaaggggataaccatcggttacccaggtcccgcttcaattggtggcaagcggcgggatcccatgtccctgccaacagacccatggactacaGTGCTCTAAAGCGACCTACACTGCAGGACTTGTGTGGCACCAGAGGAATAACGACTGGTGGGCGTAACAAGGTCGAATTGACTACTGCGCTCATGGAGGACGACCTGGCACGCAGTGAGGCAACGAACCCCAGCCAGGGGCcggagatgaggaggaagtgcaCAAGGAGGTGGAACGGCGCCTGGCATATTACCGAGAGCCACCCTCAGAGGAGATTGTCAGCAGGACCTTTTTGGAggtgcaagcctatgtccttgccaatagacagagggagacctccatgaacccagatgaaggaGGAAGGGAGCAGAGGGCACCGGGAAGTacaaccaccctggcccacaagctaccatacaatgccttcaatgagttcaaggaagcagaagaaCGCATTGATGACTTTTTAAGACTTTGAGCACCAGTGCCTACTCCAAGACGTTGACCCCAGCGACTGGGTCACCATCCTGGCCAGCAAACTAGTGGGAAGGCAGCGGATATTTACCATGCTGTACCAGAAGAGCAGATCAGAGACTATCCCTTTATTGCCCAAatcctcctggcccggtatgcggtCACCCCCGAGCAATACCGCTGAAAGTTAAGGGAGACTcggaaaggggagaaggactcccatgcGGAGTGGGCATGCCACATCACAAGGGCTACCCAGAATCGGCTCAACTGCCATCAAGCCAAGTTCCGGGAGGAGATCAACCCAGCTCGTCATGGTAGAGCACTTTTTCAATAGGCTCCCCAACGACAAGTCGACAACGCATTcgtatgtcatccatatcaactttcgatgccactTTCTgcacctaccatggtgaccacgggtaacgggggaatcagggttcgattccagagagggagcctgagaaacggctaccacatgcaaggaaggcagcaagcgcgcaaatgacccactcccgacgcgggaaggtagtgacgacaaataacaatacaggactctttagaggccctgtaattgtaatgagtccacttgaaatcctttaactctgatcaattggaggtcaagtctggtgcagagcgactgacccgtgtgtgctgcagctgaaactccactgtcacctgctgctgctcgcacagtctctccagcatgtgcaaggtggagttccaccttgtgggcacgtcgcatatgaggcggtgagcgagaAGGCCAAAGttatgctgcagcgcagacaggcgagcagcagcagggtgagaacgctgaaagcgcgcacagccgctacagtgaatgtcacatcctgttccatgtTGCAGATCAGTCTGATGATGGCTTCTGGTCtcaagtactctttttactgaagctgcatcagggtcctgatATGTGGCCACACAAtttgctggtgctcaacaccagggggcgtgcggttaccctgcaccagaccctgctaatccattccacactgtgacttctaacttcaacatcaggcatgctgggtcccggtcgtccgacaGCCGCCCAGACAATGTCTGGGTCCCGGTTACCGGACTGCGAAACTGTGAATGGCttgttaaatctgttatggttccttttatcgctccatctgttacttggataactgtgggaattctaaagataatacatgccgacgagcgctagggaACAGCCGCTccacttttgcaccctgctccctcttatgctgtgctggtgcctctgtgcaaccagcgcctcttcctccaaactgcacacgttatttgcatgaccttgattccatgtggggtctaggacctcatcatcctccacatcatcttccacccactcctcaaccctgccctccttgccgttctgcacactgcagaaagccacagcagttggcacctgtgtttttcctgcATATAaactctgcaaaggacatatggaaattgttttagaattgtttccaggcaacagttttccctataaactgacctctcagtttgacttgtgagggtattgcccccgaattacaatattgttatattggtatttgacggttgtatttgactgtcagatatgaagtgcaggccgcaaatgtactatttaccacccaaaatatttttcattttacaaagtgcgctgtaagcacagtatttgacggttctatatgactctcagaaatgaagtgcaccgcaggccgcaaatgtactatttagctgcaaaaaaaaatgtgaatgtttaaaactgctatgtcacagcacttCTTAGgagcaaaaaaatgtgaatttgtcaaagtgcactgtaaacacagtatttgacgcttctatttgactctcagatatgaagtgcaggcatcaaatttactttttagcacctaaagaattagaatttttataactgcaatgtaagcacagtatctgacggttctatttgactctcagaactgaagtgcaccgcaggccgcaaatgtactatttagcagcccaaaaatttgaatgtttaaaaatgctatgtcacagcactatttgacggttctatttgactctcagatatgaagagcacgccccaaatttactatttagcagattagcacccagaaaataagaatgtttacaattgcgctgtaactaCACTATTTGACgcctctatttgactctcagatatgaagagcacgcccaaaatgtactatttagcagattagcaccaaaacaattagacattttacaactgcactgtaactgcactatttgacacttctatttgactctcagatatgaagagcacgccccaaatttactatttagcacattagcaccaaaacaattagaatttttaaaagtgcgctgtaaccgcagtatttgacgcttctatttgactctcagatttgaagagcacgtcccaaatttactatttagcacattagcaccaaaacaattagaatttttaaaagtgcgctgtaaccgcagtatttgacgcttctatttgactctcagatatgaagtgcagggcccaaatttactatttagcagattagcacccagaaaataagaatgtctaCAATTGCgttgtaaccgcactatttgacgcttctatttgactctcagatatgaagagcatgccccaaatttactatatagcagattagcacccagaaaataagaatgtttacaattgcgctgtaaccggactatttgacgcttctatttgactctcagatatgaagtgcaccccactaatgtactttttagcacccaaacaattttaagttttaaaactgcaatgtgacagcagtatttgacgcttctatttgactcttagatatgaagtgcaccccactaatgtactagtttgcagaattctttccttatctgtccctgaaagcggcagcatcctctccctacactaataagggCTCATGTGACatgcggcgctacgcgactccagcttatatatagagccttggtcacatgctgcactggccaatctcagccatgccattagtaggcatggctgtgatggcttctaagggcacacgagtcaaacgcttgttgattggctgccctgcagcctttcaaaatgcgccattaaatcgccggaCACCGAAcaccaacccgaacatacactgaaatgtccgtgttcgggtccggggtccaaaaaacgtaatgctcAGTACGAACCCggactttacagtccgggttcactCAACTCTAGTCATTTACTTAATTTTTGTAACATTGCTGCACAGTAATCAATTGTATCTTGCATCACATTGATAAGTTGGCAATGAACATATTTTTAAGTCCTTCTGATCAAggttatttttattgtgtttggaccgaactatttttttttttataccttttcTAATAAAACTTTAAGCTTTATCATTTTCCTGGTATAGGTTGCTTTTCTTTGTTTCTCATTGTGCCTCACATACATGTCTACTAGTGTTTAAGAAGTAACCTGGCACACCTCCATGTTTCACACAGGTGAAAGAGTCCATGTCAGTACAGCAAATATCCTACTGTGTGTACCTGGAGTACTGCAATATCTGCATCATGTgtggatttgttttgttttttggctaCATGGCCGCTTGTTAAATGCTAAATATATTTTCCAAATTTTACAGAGTATTCTGTAAGCATGCTTAGCAGCTCACCATTTAAAAATGCATCAGCACAATTAATAGCTGGACATACCTAAGGATACACTGTATCACAAGGAACTTTTCATTTATAGccgctttgtttattttttctgagGGTTGCCTAAGATGTATATTTAACTAGAATTATTCCTGGTCTCATTGCTTTTTTTCAAGGTGTCCTACTCGTCCTGATCTCTAATTTATGTCTTATCCAGGCTGTTATTTCTGTATTCATTTCTGCTGGGGAGTTGGAGGAGACAATCAAGATTTTGGAATCTCGAGTATCCGCTACATGTGATAATTGCATTCCTCCTGTCTTCCTTGAATATTCGGAGGTGCACAATTTGTTTCCTGGACGTCTTAAAGAAGAGGATCTTCTTCCTGGAGGCTTCCTGATGCAAGCCTGGCTGCCAATTACCACCAATAAAGCCAATCTTGATTTAATGCAGCGCTGGAAGGTCCAGTGGTTCTGCTCATACCCATGTGATGAATTAGGTGATGTCACTGGCTCCTCCGAATTGCATGATGTCAAAGTTAGCTTTAATGTCAATAATGGTATCAAACAAACAAATGAAACTATAAGTAAACATGACATCACTGCTTCTACTTTTCCTGCATCATCCAAAAGTTTTTTAGGGTTTCTTAGCCTTGGATCCCCTATGTTTCCAGTGCCCTTAGGGGAAGGGAAGCACCGCCTGGATATAGACTTATTTGGAACTGACCTGTCTTTTGCCAAAATACATGTACTATACCAGTTAAAGGAGGCTGTGAAGAAATTGTCCACTGGGGGAAGCATTATCTGCTTTGTGTACATAGAGGAGAGTCTACATGCTGGGCTCAACAACTTTTTTGAAGGGTTCACTCCATTCCCACTCTGGAGTAAGCAACTGGTCCTAGAAATGGACCTCACAGCTGTTAGGATCTCCTGATTCTATCCTTGTTGAAGTAATAGATTATGCAGGCTGTGGCATGCTAGTATCTGCCCTAGGACAATGACACACTTATACCTTATAAACCATGCATGCTGCTTCTCTTTATAAATGATCATTTTTCATTGGAAGAAAGTCATTCATCCCATCATGATTCCAAAATGTTGTTCATTTATGAAGTTCAAGATTTTACAATTTACAgttatttgtgcatgaaaaatagttccacagcaataacttTGCATACATATTCAACACAGATCAATGGCAATAAATCTCTaagattttaattgtgtttggTCCAAACTATTTTTTTATACCTTTTCTAATAAAACTTTAGGTTCTATCATTATCTTGCTATAGGTTGCTTTTTTCTGTTTCTCACATGACTTACATACATGTCTACTAGTGTTTAAGAAGTAACCTGGCACACCTCCATGTTTCACATTTAATAGCTGCggagatacacagaaacatattAGGTGTGATACCATAACAGAGGTTCATATCAATAATATTAACATAAATGTATTTTGTGAGTGTGTCACAAAGCTTCATCTTCAGTGGAAATCGCAGTGACGGGTCTTTGAACAGATATATTTGTCTAAATAAAATGCTTTGTTCTTGATTGAATTTATGTAGAAAATTAAACATTTGCTCTAGCCATTAATTTAATAGAAAGTAGACATTCATAGACAGTAATGTGTGGTGAGTTGTATTACTTTGTAACTCTGTGGTTCATTTATATACTGTGaaatttattgctgtggagcattTGACGCATTCACATTCTGCATACCTCCAGaaagtcttgatgatctcagccaaggaggcagagcttcCGCTAGGAGGCCAGTGTTTCAAGGAAGAAAAGGTATGTAGAATACCATTTTTGCTCTTTGCAGGTGAAAATCTGGAAACCGTCAACGGGGAATTATAGCTTCATGAATACACATTTCTATTCCTAAcatgatagtgttcctttaaaggaccactataggtacccagaccacttcagctcaattgagtggtctgggtgcccggtccctctagttttaaccctgctgctgaaaacatagcagtttcagagaaactgctatgtttcactcagggttaatccagcctctagtggctgtctcactgacagccgctagaggtgcttccacgattctcactgtgaaaatcacagtgagaagacgctggacgtccataggaaagcattgagtaatgctttcatatgggctgtttgaatgcgtgcatggAGAGTTCCCCaacacagagggagcccggcgctggagaaaggtaagtggctgaaggggtttcaaccccttcagcccagcgggaggggggccctgaatgtgggggggacctaatgaccctatagtgccaggaaaacgagtttgttttcctggcactatagtgctcttttaaatcAATTTATGTGGGAAGGGCCATAACATGTGCCCTTGGGCTGAAGCCCCTGGTCTTCTTGCCACCTAGCATTGCCTTTATTCCCGTCTCTAGTCTCATTCAGCATTCATGCTTACAACCATTAAAAGTGAAAACACTAAATGGCTAACAGTGGGTAAGGGCAAATTTTGTGACTGCAGACACTCAAAAGGACAACTCCCTAATCatctaaaatctaaataaaacagaAGGATCACCTTAAGTTGCAGTTGGGAGAGCTTGGAGAAATCTCTTAGCTATAAATAAATAGTACATTTATGAGATGTTCTCTCCAGATACGGAActcccctgagcggctggtgggggccctaaatagcattgagggggggacctattgtcctccccccagtccccactcctgagtggcgggtgggggccctaaatgagaatgtgggggacctattgtcctacccccctggcccccacccctgagcggcagatgggggccataaatgataataaaaacaatgaggggggagTTCTAATATGTCATTTataaacctattgtcctccccccggcccccacccccgagcggcgggtgggggcaataaatatcaataggggagggggagggacttattgtcccctccccccagcccctatctcTGAGATAGACCAGATATATCTACTGATGAATATAGCTTTGTGAAAGTGCTATCATGACTTAATGTTAGAAGGGttatccctttattaatataaatggcTGGATGGACCTCTGAGAGATCACTTAtattgtgaaaaatgtttttttcattattttttggtaacacaaacacaaactgcctaatgaatacacacacactgtcttattcacagacacacacacactgcataatacaTAAACATGtactacatagacatacacacaatgcctactacatatacacacgcacactatataatacatacatacttaaGCAAACACACAGTAAGCAGCTCTTCCTCCTCCCTTACATACATGGGGCTTGAAGCAATGAAGGGAGCCCATTACAAACACTACCTTTTCCAGGTACAGGTCAGTAGTGTAGATCATCTTCCAGGCACAGGGCAGAGGAAGGCAGCTCCTGGAAGTTGCTCCCTAGTGGTGTCCTGATCTTCAGAAGCCATGGGCTGTCCACATCCTACCTGGATGGCAGCACTCATCTTACTCAAACCCTGCCTGTATGTGCTCACGTGGGGGCGCTCCAGGCATGCA
This Pelobates fuscus isolate aPelFus1 chromosome 3, aPelFus1.pri, whole genome shotgun sequence DNA region includes the following protein-coding sequences:
- the LOC134601504 gene encoding histidine N-acetyltransferase-like, whose protein sequence is MSSLLTSDVQIFLATAGDYEGVMAISEGIYTGVDYLPYRYHIWLKDPQRRMFVAKSEGKVVGFDSFLLVDGGVTAVVQGLRVADWMRGCGVAGVLQRFCFKTLRSDHPNVTRIRLTMVQNPPATMLNTYHIILSKAVISVFISAGELEETIKILESRVSATCDNCIPPVFLEYSEVHNLFPGRLKEEDLLPGGFLMQAWLPITTNKANLDLMQRWKVQWFCSYPCDELGDVTGSSELHDVKVSFNVNNGIKQTNETISKHDITASTFPASSKSFLGFLSLGSPMFPVPLGEGKHRLDIDLFGTDLSFAKIHVLYQLKEAVKKLSTGGSIICFVYIEESLHAGLNNFFEGFTPFPLWSKQLVLEMDLTAVRIS